The Streptomyces sp. CC0208 genome window below encodes:
- a CDS encoding GNAT family N-acetyltransferase: MPPTAWHSTEYLDEFLTRAGDFLRSRPDLHTVVLTVTEGLRTRGLHAYGDEAPLFGLLEEGGSVRGAYFRTPPYRLYLTPLTPARTESLAAHLTSLGHAVPGVSAEAATAAGFAEAWRRRTGAEAVPYQRQRLYRLDTLTEPEPVPQGRPRIAGEGDRDLLVRWFGEFARDIGESEIDSVRAESWADARLAYGGVTLWETPDGTPVSMAGLTPPIAGQIRVAPVYTPAGLRGRGYAGAATVEVSRLARERGAGEVLLFTDLANPTSNGLYQRIGYRPVADFAVYDFQGQSSS, from the coding sequence ATGCCTCCCACAGCCTGGCACTCCACCGAATACCTCGACGAGTTCCTCACCCGCGCCGGTGACTTCCTGCGCTCCCGCCCGGACCTGCACACCGTCGTCCTCACCGTGACCGAGGGCCTGCGCACCCGCGGGCTCCATGCGTACGGCGACGAGGCGCCCCTCTTCGGGCTGCTGGAGGAGGGCGGGAGCGTCCGGGGTGCCTACTTCCGGACACCGCCGTACCGGCTGTATCTGACGCCCCTGACCCCCGCCCGGACCGAATCCCTCGCCGCCCATCTGACGTCCCTGGGCCATGCCGTCCCCGGTGTCAGCGCCGAGGCCGCGACCGCGGCGGGATTCGCCGAGGCGTGGCGGCGCCGGACCGGGGCCGAGGCCGTGCCGTATCAGCGCCAGCGGCTGTACCGGCTGGACACGCTGACCGAGCCGGAGCCGGTGCCGCAGGGGCGGCCGAGGATCGCGGGGGAGGGCGACCGGGACCTGCTGGTGCGCTGGTTCGGGGAGTTCGCCCGGGACATCGGAGAGAGCGAGATCGACTCCGTGCGCGCCGAGTCCTGGGCCGACGCCCGCCTCGCCTACGGCGGCGTCACCCTCTGGGAGACCCCCGACGGCACCCCAGTCTCCATGGCAGGCCTCACCCCGCCGATCGCCGGCCAGATCCGGGTGGCGCCCGTCTACACCCCGGCCGGTCTCCGGGGCCGCGGGTACGCCGGTGCCGCCACGGTCGAGGTGAGCAGGCTGGCCCGGGAGCGGGGCGCGGGCGAGGTGCTGCTCTTCACCGACCTGGCCAACCCGACCAGCAACGGCCTCTACCAGCGCATCGGTTACCGCCCGGTGGCGGACTTCGCGGTGTACGACTTTCAGGGCCAGAGCAGTTCCTGA
- a CDS encoding thiolase, protein MPTGSRKVAITGVALADCGRVDGTTPYALHAQAARRALADAGLDRELVDGLASAGTGTLAPAEIAEYLGLRPTWVDSTSVGGSTWEVMAAHAADAIAAGHANAVLLVYGSTARADIKEGRRTGTLSFGARGPLQFEVPYGHTLIAKYAMAARRHMIEHGTTIEQLAQIAVQARANAALNPEAMFRDPITVDDVLSGPMIADPFTKLHCCIRSDGGAAVLLVAEEYVRDCRTAPVWVLGTGEFVSHVSMSEWPDFTVSPAAVSGRLAFERAGVRPEEIELAEIYDAFTYMTLVTLEDLGFCGKGEGGSFVEKGRLRVEGGDLPVNTDGGGLSAQHPGMRGLFLLVEGVRQLRGEAGARQVRRPDGSAPGLAVASGTGGWFCSSGTVVLGR, encoded by the coding sequence ATGCCCACCGGGAGCCGGAAAGTCGCGATCACCGGCGTGGCCCTGGCCGACTGCGGCCGCGTGGACGGCACCACCCCCTACGCCCTGCACGCCCAGGCAGCCCGCCGCGCCCTCGCCGACGCGGGCCTGGACCGCGAACTGGTCGACGGCCTGGCCTCGGCCGGCACCGGCACCCTCGCCCCCGCCGAGATCGCCGAGTACCTGGGCCTGCGCCCCACCTGGGTCGACTCGACCTCGGTCGGCGGCTCCACCTGGGAGGTCATGGCGGCCCACGCGGCCGACGCGATCGCCGCCGGACACGCGAACGCCGTCCTGCTCGTCTACGGCTCCACGGCCCGCGCCGACATCAAGGAGGGCCGCCGCACCGGCACCCTGTCCTTCGGCGCCCGCGGCCCGCTCCAGTTCGAGGTGCCGTACGGGCACACCCTGATCGCCAAGTACGCCATGGCGGCCCGCCGCCACATGATCGAACACGGCACGACCATCGAGCAGTTGGCGCAGATCGCGGTCCAGGCCCGCGCGAACGCCGCCCTCAACCCCGAGGCGATGTTCCGCGACCCGATCACCGTCGACGACGTCCTCTCCGGCCCGATGATCGCGGACCCCTTCACCAAGCTGCACTGCTGCATCCGCTCCGACGGCGGCGCGGCGGTGCTGCTCGTGGCCGAGGAGTACGTACGCGACTGCCGTACCGCGCCCGTCTGGGTGCTCGGCACCGGGGAGTTCGTCTCGCACGTCAGCATGTCCGAGTGGCCCGACTTTACGGTGTCCCCGGCGGCGGTGAGCGGGCGGCTGGCCTTCGAGCGGGCGGGCGTCCGGCCCGAGGAGATCGAACTCGCCGAGATCTACGACGCGTTCACCTACATGACGCTGGTGACGCTGGAGGACCTCGGGTTCTGCGGGAAGGGCGAGGGAGGTTCCTTCGTGGAGAAGGGCCGGCTGCGGGTCGAGGGCGGCGACCTGCCGGTGAACACGGACGGCGGCGGCCTGTCCGCCCAACACCCGGGCATGCGGGGCCTGTTCCTGCTGGTGGAAGGCGTACGGCAGCTGCGCGGGGAGGCCGGCGCACGGCAGGTGCGGCGCCCGGACGGGTCGGCGCCGGGGCTGGCGGTGGCGTCCGGGACGGGCGGCTGGTTCTGCTCGTCGGGGACGGTGGTGCTGGGGCGTTAG
- a CDS encoding pyridoxal 5'-phosphate synthase, which yields MATDLHELLRSLRVWDPEVTSLPSFDPATAPATPLELFTTWFAEAVAAGQTEPHTMSLATADAEGRPDVRTVMLHGADEDGWAFASHSHSRKGGHLSVRPYAALGFYWPVLGRQVRVKGPVTAAPSAEGQADLHARSTGALAAALTGRQSEVLGSLGELARVSEEAWERAQREPEVPVPSWTLYRLLADEVEFFQGDERRRHIRLTYRRAGQGWAQELLWP from the coding sequence ATGGCAACGGATCTTCACGAACTGCTCAGGTCGCTGCGGGTGTGGGACCCGGAGGTCACCTCGCTGCCCTCCTTCGACCCCGCGACCGCGCCCGCGACCCCACTGGAACTCTTCACCACCTGGTTCGCTGAGGCGGTGGCCGCCGGGCAGACCGAGCCGCACACCATGTCCCTCGCGACGGCGGACGCGGAAGGCCGGCCCGACGTCCGCACCGTGATGCTGCACGGCGCGGACGAGGACGGCTGGGCCTTCGCGAGCCACTCCCACAGCCGCAAGGGAGGACACCTGTCGGTACGGCCGTACGCCGCCCTCGGCTTCTACTGGCCGGTCCTCGGCCGGCAGGTGCGGGTGAAGGGTCCGGTGACCGCCGCGCCCTCCGCGGAGGGACAGGCCGACCTGCACGCCCGCTCGACCGGCGCGCTGGCCGCCGCGCTCACCGGACGGCAGAGCGAAGTGCTGGGCTCGCTCGGGGAGTTGGCGCGGGTGTCCGAGGAGGCCTGGGAGCGGGCGCAGCGGGAGCCGGAGGTGCCGGTCCCCTCCTGGACCCTGTACCGACTGCTTGCGGACGAGGTGGAGTTCTTCCAGGGAGACGAGCGCAGGCGGCACATCCGGCTCACCTACCGTCGCGCGGGTCAGGGTTGGGCTCAGGAACTGCTCTGGCCCTGA